DNA from Microvirga ossetica:
TTGATCACGCAGCGCAAGTTGCTCACCAAATCACCGCGGCATCGACAGGTTTTGTGGCCCGCGAGCGGAGGCAGGGTTGTCCCCACAATCCGGCATGTCAATACAAATGTTCTTTTTAGCGAACAAAAAGAAGAATTTTCTCTTTCAGGGATTTTTGAGGGAACGCCTGTCGGCAAACGGCAATTCGCTTTGATAACCGGCCGATGGACATGATCCGCAGGCAGACCAGCACCGACGGATCGAAATTTAGTGATCGGAACCGCAGGTGACAATCCACATTCCTGACTGTACTGACGGTCACGTTTCACATAAAAAAGAAACAAATAAAATATTCAACATCTGAAAGCTGCGAAATATGCCAGCCCATGGCGCCCTGGAACTGATCGGACGGACCCCCCTCGTCGAGGTGACGAGTCTCGACACCGGTCCCTGCAAGCTCTTCCTCAAGCTGGAGAGCGCCAATCCCAGCGGATCCATCAAGGATCGCCCGGCGCGGGCCATGATCGAGGCCGCGGAGGCCGACGGCCGCCTGAAGCCCGGCGGCACCATCGTCGAGGCAACGGCGGGCAATACCGGCGTCGGGTTGGCGCTGGTCGGGGCCAGCAAGGGCTATCGCACCCTTCTCGTGGTGCCGGACAAGATGTCCCGCGAGAAGGTGCTCCATGCCAAGGCCCTGGGTGCAGAGGTCGTCATCACCCGCTCCGACGTCGGCAAGGGCCATCCGGATTATTACCAGGATCTGGCCCAGGCGATCACCGGCAGGACGCCAGGCGCCGTCTACATCAACCAGTTCGAGAACCCCGCAAACCCGGCCGCCCACGAGGCGAGCACCGGCCCCGAGATCCTGGACGGGATGGAGGGCGACGTGGATGCCGTCGTGGTCGGCGTCGGCTCGGGCGGCACGCTCACCGGCATCGGGCGCTATCTCAAGAAGGCCTCGCCCAAGACCGTGATGGTGCTGGCCGATCCCGCCGGGTCGATCCTCGCGCCGCTCGTCGAGACGGGTCGGATGACCGAAGCCGGCTCCTGGGCCGTCGAAGGCATCGGCGAGGATTTCGTGCCGCCTAACTGCGACCTCTCCCTGGTGAAGAAGGCCTATTCCATCGGCGACAAGGAGAGTTTTTCCACGGCGCGCGAATTGCTGCGCAAGGAGGGCATCCTCGCCGGCTCCTCAACCGGCACGCTGCTGGCTGCCGCGCTGCGCTACTGCCGCGAGCAGACCGAGCCAAAGCGCGTCGTCACCCTCGTCTGCGACACGGGCGCCAAATATCTGTCGAAGGTGTTCAACGATGCCTTCATCGCGCAGGAAGGCTGGCTCGACCGCAAGACGACCGGCACGGCGCGCGACGTGGTCATCAACCCCTTCGGCGAGGGAGCGACCATCTTCGTGTCGCCGAGCGAGACCCTGCGCTCGGCCTTCGCCCGCATGCGCTCCTCCGACATCTCGCAGCTGCCGGTGATCGAGGATGGCCGCGTGGTCGGCCTGATCGACGAGAGCGACATCCTCGACGCGCTGGTTGCCAACGAGCACGCTCCGCAGAGCGTGTTCGACAAGCCCGTGCGCGACGTGATGGTGACACGCCTGCAAACCATTTCCGCCGATGCTCCGGTCAAGGAGCTTCTGCCCCTCTTCGCCGCCGGTCTCGTGCCGGTGATCATGGACGGCGATGCCTTCGTGGGCCTCGCTACCCGCATCGACCTCATCAACTACTTCCGGATCCAGGCTCAATGAACGCCCGCAACCAGCTCGATTTCGCCACCCGCTGCATCCATGCAGGCCAGTCGCCGGATCCCACCACGGGTGCGGTGATGATGCCGATCTACGCCACCTCGACCTATGCGCAGGAGAGCCCCGGCGTTCACAAGGGCTACGATTATGCCCGCTCGCAGAACCCGACCCGCATGGCCTTCGAGCGCTGCATCGCGGATCTCGAGGGCGGCACGGCGGGTTTCGCCTTCTCCTCCGGTCTCGCAGCGAGCGCGACCGTGCTCGACATGCTGGAACAGGGATCGCACATGATCGCCTCGGACGATCTCTATGGCGGCACGCGCCGCCTGTTCGAGCGCGTGCGCAGGAAGTCGGCCGGGCTCGAGATCACTTACGTGAATCTGGGCGATGTCGACGCGGTGAAGGCGGCGCTTCGCCCCAACACCAAGCTCGTCTGGGTCGAGACGCCGACCAATCCACTTCTGAAGCTCGCCGATCTCGAAGCCATTGCCGCGGCCACGCGCGGGCATG
Protein-coding regions in this window:
- a CDS encoding pyridoxal-phosphate dependent enzyme — protein: MPAHGALELIGRTPLVEVTSLDTGPCKLFLKLESANPSGSIKDRPARAMIEAAEADGRLKPGGTIVEATAGNTGVGLALVGASKGYRTLLVVPDKMSREKVLHAKALGAEVVITRSDVGKGHPDYYQDLAQAITGRTPGAVYINQFENPANPAAHEASTGPEILDGMEGDVDAVVVGVGSGGTLTGIGRYLKKASPKTVMVLADPAGSILAPLVETGRMTEAGSWAVEGIGEDFVPPNCDLSLVKKAYSIGDKESFSTARELLRKEGILAGSSTGTLLAAALRYCREQTEPKRVVTLVCDTGAKYLSKVFNDAFIAQEGWLDRKTTGTARDVVINPFGEGATIFVSPSETLRSAFARMRSSDISQLPVIEDGRVVGLIDESDILDALVANEHAPQSVFDKPVRDVMVTRLQTISADAPVKELLPLFAAGLVPVIMDGDAFVGLATRIDLINYFRIQAQ